One Thauera sp. K11 DNA window includes the following coding sequences:
- a CDS encoding ArsR/SmtB family transcription factor, translated as MNPDYSRAIPAAWQQMSRVFTALGDEHRQRILLTFERGERLNVSQIAEVSTLSRPAVSHHLKILREAGVLSSEKIGKEIFFWVNKDFLAETFDNVRDYLDAHL; from the coding sequence ATGAATCCAGACTATTCCCGCGCGATTCCGGCGGCGTGGCAGCAGATGTCGCGCGTCTTCACCGCGCTCGGCGACGAACACCGGCAGCGCATCCTGCTCACCTTCGAGCGCGGCGAGCGACTCAACGTCAGCCAGATCGCCGAGGTATCGACCCTGTCGCGCCCCGCGGTGTCGCATCATCTCAAGATCCTGCGCGAAGCCGGCGTGCTCAGCTCCGAGAAAATCGGCAAGGAAATTTTTTTCTGGGTAAACAAGGACTTTCTCGCCGAGACCTTCGACAACGTGCGCGACTACCTCGATGCGCATCTCTAG